In Wenyingzhuangia fucanilytica, the following are encoded in one genomic region:
- a CDS encoding UDP-N-acetylmuramate--L-alanine ligase: MNIHFIAIGGSAMHNLAIALHNKGYNVTGSDDTIFEPSKSRLANKGLLPLTFGWYPEKINKDLDAVILGMHAKPDNTELLKAQELGLKIYSYPEFLYEQSKQKTRVVIGGSHGKTTITSMILHVLNYHQIDVDYMVGAQLEGFETMVHLTEENEFMVLEGDEYLSSPIDRRPKFHLYKPNIALLSGIAWDHINVFPTFENYVEQFSIFTDSLTPGGIMVYNEEDEQVKKVVESSENQIKKYPYFTPKYNIEDGTTLLDTPEGDLPLEIFGKHNLQNLAGAKWICQHMGVGEEEFYEAIESFKGASKRLEKIAEKKSAVIFKDFAHSPSKVQATTTAVKNQYKNRTVLAYLELHTYSSLNAEFLKEYEGALDQADKAVVFYSPDAVAIKQLDEVSAQQIKEAFKRDDLIIYTNPSDFKKFLFEQPFENSATLLMSSGNYGGLDFDEVKNLI, from the coding sequence ATGAATATACATTTTATTGCGATTGGAGGAAGTGCCATGCACAACTTAGCCATTGCTTTACACAATAAAGGATACAACGTTACAGGAAGCGATGACACTATTTTTGAACCCTCTAAATCTAGGTTGGCTAATAAAGGTTTATTACCCTTAACATTTGGTTGGTACCCCGAAAAAATTAATAAAGACTTAGATGCTGTTATTTTAGGAATGCATGCAAAACCAGATAATACCGAATTGTTAAAAGCCCAAGAACTTGGCCTTAAAATATATTCTTATCCTGAGTTTTTATACGAGCAGTCTAAACAAAAAACAAGAGTTGTAATTGGTGGTTCTCACGGAAAAACAACCATTACCTCTATGATACTTCATGTACTAAACTACCATCAAATTGATGTTGATTATATGGTTGGAGCTCAATTAGAAGGATTCGAAACCATGGTTCATTTAACTGAAGAAAATGAATTTATGGTTTTAGAAGGTGATGAATACTTATCTAGCCCTATTGACAGAAGGCCTAAATTTCATTTATACAAACCTAATATTGCTTTACTTAGCGGAATTGCATGGGATCACATCAATGTTTTTCCAACATTTGAAAACTATGTAGAACAATTTTCAATTTTTACTGACTCTCTTACCCCAGGAGGAATTATGGTTTATAACGAAGAAGATGAACAGGTAAAAAAAGTGGTTGAGAGTTCTGAAAATCAAATTAAAAAATATCCATATTTTACTCCTAAATACAATATAGAAGACGGAACCACTCTTTTAGATACTCCAGAAGGAGATTTACCTTTAGAGATTTTTGGAAAACACAACTTACAAAACTTAGCGGGTGCCAAATGGATTTGTCAACATATGGGGGTAGGTGAAGAAGAGTTTTACGAAGCAATTGAAAGTTTTAAAGGAGCCAGCAAACGTTTAGAAAAAATTGCAGAAAAAAAATCTGCTGTTATCTTTAAAGATTTTGCACATTCACCAAGTAAAGTACAAGCCACAACTACCGCTGTAAAAAACCAATACAAAAACAGAACGGTCTTGGCTTATTTAGAGTTACATACTTACAGTAGTTTAAATGCTGAATTTTTAAAAGAATATGAAGGAGCATTAGACCAGGCCGACAAAGCTGTTGTTTTTTATTCTCCTGATGCAGTTGCCATCAAACAACTTGATGAAGTGTCCGCACAACAAATTAAAGAAGCTTTTAAAAGAGATGATTTAATTATTTACACAAATCCATCTGATTTTAAAAAGTTTTTATTTGAGCAACCTTTTGAAAACTCTGCAACTTTATTAATGAGTTCTGGAAATTACGGAGGTTTAGATTTTGATGAAGTGAAAAACTTAATTTAA
- a CDS encoding TolC family protein, translated as MNKIKKYKYAGVALLLLSFTACKTPALVQKTENTTLPETFNGVKDTVNVVKVQWKDYFKDPYLVKLIDTALVNNQELNITLQEIEIARNEIQAKKGEYLPFVGLQAGAGAEKVGRYTSQGANDATTPFKGGKENPEFLPDFMVGAYATWEVDIWNKLHNAKKAAVSRYLATVEGKNFMVTNLIAEIANSYYELLALDNQLEILNRNITLQTNAFEIVKLQKQSAKVTELAVKRFEAQVYSTKSIQYQIQQQIIEAENKIRFLVGGYAGNIERDAQGFVDLTPDLIHAGIPSELLANRPDVKQAELELAAAKLDIKVAKARFYPSLGLSAGVGYQAFNAKYLLSTPESLLYSIGGDLTAPLINRKAIKAEYYNANAKQIQAVYNYERTILNAYIEVVNKLSKISNLESSFGLQQKEVEALTESINISNNLFRSARADYMEVLLTQRDALESKFELIETKKDQMNAFVNIYKALGGGWK; from the coding sequence ATGAATAAGATTAAAAAATATAAATATGCAGGAGTAGCTTTATTGCTATTAAGTTTTACAGCTTGTAAAACTCCTGCTTTGGTTCAGAAGACGGAAAACACAACATTGCCAGAAACTTTTAATGGAGTTAAGGATACTGTAAATGTGGTGAAAGTTCAGTGGAAAGATTATTTTAAAGATCCATATTTGGTAAAGTTGATTGATACGGCTTTAGTAAATAATCAGGAATTAAATATTACGCTTCAAGAAATAGAAATTGCAAGAAATGAAATTCAAGCTAAAAAAGGGGAGTACCTACCTTTTGTAGGTTTACAAGCTGGAGCTGGTGCCGAAAAAGTTGGTAGATATACTAGCCAAGGAGCTAATGATGCTACGACACCTTTTAAGGGAGGTAAAGAAAATCCTGAATTTTTGCCAGATTTTATGGTAGGAGCTTATGCTACTTGGGAAGTGGATATTTGGAACAAGCTGCATAATGCTAAAAAAGCTGCGGTAAGTAGATATTTAGCAACTGTAGAAGGTAAAAACTTTATGGTAACTAATTTGATTGCAGAAATTGCGAATTCTTATTATGAATTGTTGGCTTTAGACAATCAATTAGAAATTTTAAATAGAAACATTACTTTGCAAACAAACGCTTTTGAAATTGTAAAGTTGCAAAAGCAATCTGCTAAAGTAACGGAGCTAGCTGTAAAGAGGTTTGAAGCACAAGTTTATAGTACAAAAAGTATCCAATATCAGATTCAGCAACAAATCATAGAGGCTGAAAATAAAATTAGATTTTTGGTAGGAGGGTATGCTGGAAATATTGAAAGAGATGCTCAAGGCTTTGTTGATTTAACTCCTGATTTAATTCATGCAGGAATTCCATCAGAGTTATTGGCTAACAGACCAGATGTTAAACAAGCAGAACTTGAATTGGCTGCAGCTAAATTAGATATTAAAGTGGCTAAAGCCAGATTTTATCCTTCTTTAGGGCTTTCTGCAGGAGTGGGGTATCAGGCTTTTAATGCTAAATATTTATTGAGTACCCCAGAATCTTTGTTGTATTCTATAGGGGGTGATTTAACCGCTCCATTAATCAATAGAAAAGCAATTAAGGCCGAGTATTATAACGCCAATGCAAAACAAATTCAGGCTGTTTATAATTACGAACGCACAATTTTAAATGCTTATATAGAAGTGGTGAATAAGCTTTCTAAAATATCTAATCTAGAAAGTAGTTTTGGTTTACAACAGAAAGAAGTAGAAGCACTTACTGAATCAATTAACATATCAAACAATTTATTTAGATCTGCAAGAGCAGACTATATGGAGGTACTGTTAACTCAAAGAGATGCTTTAGAGTCTAAGTTTGAGTTGATTGAAACTAAAAAAGACCAAATGAATGCTTTTGTAAATATTTACAAAGCTTTAGGAGGTGGATGGAAATAA